In a genomic window of Thermosynechococcus sp. CL-1:
- a CDS encoding adenine phosphoribosyltransferase has protein sequence MDLKSLIRDVPDFPKPGILFRDLTTLLQNQAGLRYVIDQLVEKHANDGIDYVAGIESRGFIFGAPLAYRLGAGFIPLRKPGKLCAPVYAVEYELEYGRDRLEMHQDAIEPGRRVLIVDDLIATGGTAAAAAGLIQKAQAELHGFAFIVELTDLGGRHKLPNVPITTLVTY, from the coding sequence ATGGATCTCAAATCCCTGATTCGCGATGTCCCAGACTTCCCTAAGCCAGGCATTTTGTTTCGGGATTTAACAACGCTGCTGCAAAATCAGGCGGGGCTGCGCTACGTCATTGACCAATTGGTGGAAAAACACGCCAACGATGGCATTGACTATGTGGCTGGCATCGAGTCACGGGGATTTATTTTTGGCGCTCCCTTGGCCTATCGCTTGGGAGCCGGCTTTATCCCTTTGCGCAAACCGGGTAAACTCTGCGCGCCGGTCTATGCTGTGGAGTATGAGCTAGAGTATGGGCGCGATCGCCTCGAGATGCACCAAGATGCCATTGAACCAGGGCGGCGGGTGTTAATTGTCGATGACTTGATTGCCACAGGGGGCACAGCAGCAGCGGCGGCGGGTCTGATCCAAAAAGCACAAGCTGAACTCCATGGCTTTGCCTTTATTGTTGAGCTGACGGACTTGGGAGGACGGCACAAACTTCCCAATGTGCCAATTACCACCCTTGTAACCTATTAG
- a CDS encoding NCS2 family permease, with translation MQQAHTSLPTEALAALTTFLTMAYILPVNAQILSNAIFLAQPQDLQGELVIATAVSAAVGSMLMGIWANYPIALAPGMGINAFFAFAVVGQMGLPWPLALSAVLLEGIVFVLLTLTGVRSLIVNMIPMSLKVAIAAGVGLFIAYIGLSNAGIIIADAATKTKLTTFDTWPPILAALGILLTAFLCAKGVRGAIFWGVMMTALAAWLVGATPWPTGLIQWPQWPSHLFGQALVGFGQLQPQQLGSFLLVTLVLLFTDMFDTVGTLSAVGVQAGFLNQQGHFPRALGAFMADAVGTIVGALFGTSTVTTYIESAAGIAVGGRTGLTALMVGGLFLLSLLFLPITTAIPSFATAPALVLVGVFMARSLPDIPWSDLTEAIPAFLVVLVMPLSYSISEGLAVGFISYPIVKWAAGKGREVHPALWGLAVIFIAHYFWR, from the coding sequence TTGCAGCAAGCACACACCTCACTCCCTACCGAGGCACTGGCGGCACTGACAACATTTCTAACGATGGCCTACATCCTGCCGGTGAATGCGCAAATTCTTTCCAATGCTATTTTTTTAGCGCAACCACAGGATTTGCAGGGGGAGTTAGTGATTGCAACCGCAGTATCGGCGGCAGTGGGTAGCATGCTGATGGGGATTTGGGCAAATTACCCGATTGCGTTGGCCCCCGGCATGGGCATCAATGCCTTTTTTGCTTTTGCGGTGGTGGGGCAAATGGGGTTGCCTTGGCCATTGGCGTTGAGTGCTGTTCTCCTCGAGGGCATTGTGTTTGTGCTGCTGACCCTAACGGGGGTGCGATCGCTGATTGTAAATATGATTCCCATGTCCTTGAAGGTGGCGATCGCTGCCGGGGTGGGGCTATTTATCGCCTACATTGGCCTTAGCAATGCGGGAATTATCATTGCTGATGCCGCCACGAAAACAAAACTCACCACCTTTGACACATGGCCACCCATCCTCGCTGCCCTTGGGATTCTTTTGACGGCGTTTCTCTGTGCTAAGGGGGTGCGGGGCGCGATTTTTTGGGGAGTGATGATGACTGCCTTGGCTGCATGGCTAGTGGGAGCTACCCCTTGGCCGACAGGTTTGATCCAATGGCCGCAATGGCCGTCCCATCTCTTTGGTCAAGCCTTAGTGGGTTTTGGACAATTACAACCGCAGCAGTTGGGGTCTTTTCTCTTGGTCACCTTGGTACTGCTTTTTACCGATATGTTTGACACCGTGGGCACGCTCTCTGCGGTGGGGGTACAGGCGGGGTTTCTCAATCAGCAGGGACATTTCCCCCGCGCTTTGGGAGCCTTTATGGCGGATGCAGTGGGGACAATTGTTGGCGCCCTCTTTGGCACTTCCACAGTGACCACCTATATTGAATCGGCAGCAGGCATTGCCGTGGGGGGACGGACGGGGCTAACGGCGCTGATGGTGGGGGGCTTGTTTTTGCTCTCACTGCTGTTTTTGCCGATTACGACCGCCATTCCCAGTTTTGCGACGGCACCGGCCTTGGTGCTGGTCGGTGTCTTTATGGCGCGATCGCTCCCAGACATTCCTTGGTCTGATCTCACGGAAGCGATTCCTGCTTTTTTAGTGGTGTTGGTGATGCCCTTGAGCTACTCCATCAGTGAGGGGCTAGCGGTGGGATTTATTAGCTATCCAATCGTGAAATGGGCGGCAGGCAAAGGGAGAGAAGTGCATCCTGCTCTCTGGGGATTGGCGGTTATCTTTATTGCCCACTACTTTTGGCGTTAG
- a CDS encoding prepilin-type N-terminal cleavage/methylation domain-containing protein — MTHHKLCFHWLVKQRSQGFTLAEVLASILVISLFTIAAMQAIVVAAFFQADARKFAEASHWIQDDLENIKIVAYDLCQTKFAQRKLAASAQSTDTTLTLALIEPGESDYDQAMPPEYRTGGACPVTSPTDGFRVGDRVLIGSDSGTRRIVSMSANTITLDSPVGGYRGVGTRVYARCRIQPNETNGIDGGFGAYLQTLIPPLNSNNNNRPIVNDTFTLTRTPTTRAEAPFQTLELAYSVRNSNNRVVAQLSTEVVPNAFFRCP; from the coding sequence ATGACTCACCATAAACTCTGTTTCCACTGGCTGGTAAAGCAACGTTCCCAAGGCTTTACCCTTGCGGAGGTTTTGGCTTCTATTCTGGTGATTAGCCTCTTTACCATCGCTGCCATGCAGGCCATTGTGGTGGCCGCCTTTTTCCAAGCGGATGCCCGCAAATTTGCCGAGGCCAGTCACTGGATCCAAGATGATCTGGAAAATATCAAAATTGTTGCCTACGATCTCTGCCAAACCAAGTTTGCCCAACGCAAATTGGCCGCTTCTGCTCAAAGCACGGATACAACCCTCACGTTGGCGCTCATCGAACCCGGTGAAAGTGACTACGATCAAGCCATGCCCCCAGAGTATCGCACCGGGGGTGCCTGTCCAGTAACTTCACCCACGGATGGGTTTCGAGTGGGCGATCGCGTTCTCATTGGTTCGGACTCGGGCACACGCCGTATTGTCTCTATGTCAGCCAACACGATTACCTTGGACTCGCCAGTAGGGGGCTATCGGGGCGTGGGCACCCGCGTTTATGCCCGCTGTCGGATTCAGCCCAACGAAACGAACGGGATTGATGGGGGGTTTGGTGCCTACCTGCAAACGCTGATTCCGCCCTTGAACAGCAATAACAACAACCGTCCGATTGTCAATGACACTTTTACATTAACCCGTACGCCAACAACCCGCGCGGAAGCGCCCTTCCAAACCCTAGAACTGGCCTATTCTGTGCGCAATAGTAACAACCGCGTCGTTGCTCAACTATCAACCGAGGTGGTGCCCAATGCGTTTTTCCGCTGTCCGTGA
- a CDS encoding GspH/FimT family pseudopilin, producing the protein MRFSAVREQGMTLIEILIVLTVAAILAVAVTPSFLYWLETQRVNQALESLEGALREAQREAMRRNQTCRVTINTGTNPTIAGDPPQCLPNGSRQLENVTLRRGIGTAAVRFGFQGRTSSTGTIVIASTSHPTLQRCLVVSLGLGIMRTGNYLATDTTDATAANCQARN; encoded by the coding sequence ATGCGTTTTTCCGCTGTCCGTGAGCAGGGCATGACCCTGATTGAAATCCTGATTGTCCTGACGGTGGCAGCGATTTTAGCGGTGGCTGTCACGCCGAGCTTTCTCTATTGGCTAGAAACGCAGCGGGTCAACCAAGCCCTTGAAAGCCTAGAGGGGGCACTGCGGGAAGCGCAACGGGAGGCAATGCGGCGCAACCAAACCTGTCGAGTGACGATTAACACAGGCACCAATCCTACTATCGCGGGGGATCCACCCCAATGTCTGCCCAATGGCTCCCGCCAACTGGAAAACGTGACCCTGCGTCGAGGAATAGGAACTGCCGCCGTACGGTTTGGCTTTCAGGGGCGCACCAGTAGTACAGGTACGATTGTGATTGCCTCCACAAGCCATCCGACCCTGCAGCGCTGTTTGGTGGTGTCTTTAGGATTGGGGATAATGCGTACGGGCAATTACCTCGCAACGGACACCACGGATGCAACTGCCGCTAACTGTCAAGCGCGCAATTAA
- a CDS encoding type II secretion system protein J, with protein MQDWRRGNRGFTLTELLVAAAVGSIVVAMSGWAMVAILQNNRRVEEQAITRMNLSRALDFISDDIRSAIRISTTAPSDWTIPSGGYQLVMFMEKPADNLEEQDNGTLASTTRVAYYTRPKTSNVVWRGPMILYRQKIGDSTPNALIDGIANTSPNCTNNLPGATDSGTNKGGFRVFVQHNRNVKLCIAGLVESTGTVYQAETLAAVRSGSATPTP; from the coding sequence ATGCAGGACTGGCGCAGAGGCAATCGCGGCTTTACATTGACGGAGTTACTGGTAGCGGCTGCCGTTGGCAGTATTGTTGTGGCCATGAGTGGTTGGGCAATGGTGGCTATCCTGCAAAACAATCGTCGTGTTGAAGAGCAGGCAATTACCCGCATGAACCTGAGCCGCGCCCTCGACTTTATCTCCGATGATATTCGCTCAGCCATTCGCATTTCAACAACGGCACCCTCCGATTGGACGATTCCAAGTGGTGGCTACCAATTGGTGATGTTTATGGAAAAACCAGCGGATAACCTCGAGGAGCAGGACAACGGCACTTTGGCCAGCACAACCCGTGTGGCCTATTACACCCGTCCCAAGACAAGCAATGTGGTGTGGCGAGGCCCGATGATTCTCTATCGCCAAAAAATTGGTGACTCTACCCCCAATGCGTTAATTGATGGCATTGCCAACACGAGTCCCAACTGCACCAATAACTTGCCGGGCGCGACGGATAGTGGCACCAACAAGGGTGGATTTCGAGTTTTTGTGCAGCACAACCGCAACGTTAAGCTCTGCATTGCCGGTTTGGTGGAGTCAACGGGTACGGTTTACCAAGCAGAAACCCTTGCCGCCGTGCGATCCGGATCTGCGACCCCTACTCCCTAG
- a CDS encoding DUF6790 family protein — MIWLFYSLMTILGIGLHLWRQPHQRTRAGIIHVSLLYLLVIFVGIGGVMSALVHTFDAAATARKIGWLPGSPFQFEVAMANLAFGILGLLCIWQRGLFWSATGIGFSVYVLGCAYGHYQQMLLGNFAPYNAGWGIWLYDVGVPSLILTLLWGRSRWNVSHPHRNVSKS, encoded by the coding sequence ATGATTTGGCTTTTTTATAGTCTGATGACTATTCTTGGCATTGGTCTGCATTTGTGGCGACAGCCTCACCAGCGTACACGGGCAGGGATCATCCATGTCAGCTTGCTGTACCTACTGGTTATTTTTGTGGGAATTGGGGGGGTGATGAGTGCGTTGGTGCATACGTTTGATGCTGCAGCGACGGCTCGCAAAATTGGCTGGTTACCGGGGAGTCCTTTCCAATTTGAGGTCGCAATGGCGAATCTGGCCTTTGGGATTCTTGGCCTGCTCTGTATTTGGCAACGAGGATTGTTTTGGTCAGCAACAGGGATTGGTTTCTCGGTCTATGTGTTGGGATGTGCCTATGGCCACTACCAACAGATGTTGCTGGGAAATTTTGCCCCCTACAATGCTGGCTGGGGGATTTGGCTTTACGATGTTGGCGTACCGTCGTTGATCTTGACATTGCTGTGGGGCCGCAGTCGCTGGAATGTGTCCCACCCTCATAGGAATGTGAGTAAATCCTAA
- the carB gene encoding carbamoyl-phosphate synthase large subunit, producing MPRRTDISKILIIGSGPIVIGQACEFDYSGTQACKALREEGYEVILINSNPATIMTDPETADRTYIEPLIPEMVEKVIAAERPDALLPTMGGQTALNLAVALSKSGVLDRYGVELIGAKLPAIEMAEDRKLFKEAMQRIGVGVCPSGLANTLEEARAIAQEIGVYPLIIRPAFTLGGTGGGIAYNQEEFEEIAAAGLDASPVSQILIEQSLIGWKEYELEVMRDMADNVVIICSIENVDPMGIHTGDSITVAPAQTLTDKEYQRLRDAAIKIIREIGVETGGSNIQFAVNPETGEVIVIEMNPRVSRSSALASKATGFPIAKMAAKLAVGYTLPEIPNDITKKTPASFEPTIDYVVTKIPRFAFEKFPGSQPVLTTQMKSVGEAMAIGRTFQESLQKALRSLETGRAGWGCDRPEKLPSLEQLRGKLRTPNPDRIFAIRHAFLLGMTVEEIYELTAIDPWFLRQMQGLLETEKFLKRSKLEQLTADDLWRVKQQGFSDAQIAYATKTTDDQVRAYRQSLGVVPVYKTVDTCAAEFEAYTPYYYSTYERPVEQINPETGEVEPLPPQSEVLPPRKPRVMILGSGPNRIGQGIEFDYCCCHASYALRADDYETIMVNSNPETVSTDYDTSDRLYFEPLTKEDVLNIIEVERPIGIIIQFGGQTPLKLALPLQQYLETHGDRLGTQIWGTSPDSIDIAEDRERFEKILRELNIPQPPNGTARSYAEALSIAQCISYPVVVRPSYVLGGRAMEIIYSDAELERYMNEAVQVEPERPILIDKYLENAIEVDVDAIADASGTVVIGGIMEHIEQAGIHSGDSACSLPTQSLSPTVLETIRRWSIALAKALKVVGLMNLQLAVQGEQVYILEANPRASRTVPFVSKAIGIPLAKMAARLMSGKTLAELNFLDEKIPNHVAVKEAVLPFEKFAGTDTVLGPEMRSTGEAMGIDMTFGAAYAKSQLAANQRLPLKGTVFVSMSDRDKAAIVPVVQELQSLGFRIIATEGTRNALLEAGLSNIELILKLHEGRPHVLDAIKNEQIHLILNTPSGQEARTDAQLIRRTALAYKIPIVTTIAGAKATAAAIKTLQTSTLGVRALQDYHRAEC from the coding sequence ATGCCTCGTCGTACCGATATTTCAAAAATTCTCATTATTGGTTCGGGTCCGATTGTCATTGGTCAAGCCTGTGAATTTGACTATTCGGGAACCCAAGCCTGTAAGGCGTTGCGCGAGGAAGGGTACGAGGTGATCCTGATTAACTCCAACCCCGCCACCATCATGACGGATCCTGAGACCGCTGATCGCACGTACATTGAACCCCTCATCCCGGAAATGGTGGAAAAAGTCATTGCCGCCGAACGCCCCGATGCCCTACTGCCCACAATGGGGGGACAAACGGCCCTGAACTTGGCGGTGGCTCTGTCAAAATCGGGGGTTCTCGATCGCTATGGGGTGGAACTGATTGGGGCTAAGTTGCCAGCCATTGAAATGGCCGAGGATCGCAAGCTCTTTAAGGAGGCAATGCAGCGCATTGGTGTGGGGGTGTGTCCCTCTGGCTTGGCCAATACCCTCGAAGAGGCGCGGGCGATCGCCCAAGAGATTGGGGTTTATCCCCTGATTATTCGCCCCGCCTTTACCCTAGGGGGCACTGGGGGCGGCATTGCCTACAACCAAGAGGAATTTGAAGAAATTGCCGCTGCCGGTCTCGATGCCAGTCCTGTCTCACAAATCCTTATTGAGCAATCCCTGATTGGCTGGAAAGAATACGAACTGGAAGTGATGCGGGACATGGCCGATAACGTGGTCATTATCTGCTCCATTGAGAACGTGGATCCCATGGGTATCCATACCGGCGACTCCATCACTGTCGCACCAGCGCAAACCCTGACGGATAAAGAGTATCAACGGCTGCGGGATGCTGCCATCAAAATCATTCGGGAAATTGGCGTAGAAACGGGCGGATCAAACATTCAGTTTGCCGTTAACCCGGAAACAGGGGAAGTGATCGTGATTGAAATGAATCCCCGCGTCTCCCGCTCCTCAGCACTCGCTTCTAAGGCAACTGGCTTTCCCATTGCCAAAATGGCGGCGAAATTGGCCGTGGGCTACACCCTGCCGGAAATCCCCAATGACATTACCAAGAAAACCCCCGCTAGCTTTGAACCCACGATTGACTACGTGGTCACCAAAATTCCCCGCTTTGCCTTTGAGAAGTTTCCCGGCTCGCAGCCGGTGCTGACCACCCAAATGAAGTCCGTCGGTGAAGCCATGGCCATTGGCCGCACATTCCAAGAGTCCCTGCAAAAAGCCCTGCGATCGCTGGAAACGGGACGCGCCGGCTGGGGGTGCGATCGCCCCGAAAAACTCCCCAGCCTTGAGCAACTGCGGGGGAAACTGCGCACACCCAATCCCGATCGCATCTTTGCCATTCGCCACGCCTTCCTTTTGGGGATGACCGTTGAGGAGATTTACGAACTGACGGCCATTGATCCGTGGTTCCTGCGGCAGATGCAGGGACTCCTAGAAACGGAAAAATTCCTCAAGCGCAGCAAACTAGAGCAACTCACCGCTGATGATCTCTGGCGGGTCAAGCAGCAGGGCTTTAGTGATGCCCAAATTGCCTACGCCACCAAAACCACCGATGATCAGGTGCGTGCCTATCGCCAATCCCTCGGTGTTGTTCCCGTCTATAAAACCGTGGACACCTGTGCCGCCGAGTTTGAGGCCTACACCCCCTACTACTACTCCACCTATGAGCGGCCGGTGGAACAGATTAACCCGGAGACGGGTGAGGTTGAACCCCTGCCGCCGCAATCGGAAGTGCTGCCCCCCCGCAAGCCGCGGGTAATGATTCTTGGCTCTGGCCCCAACCGCATTGGTCAAGGGATTGAATTTGATTACTGCTGCTGCCATGCTTCCTACGCGCTGCGGGCGGATGACTATGAAACAATCATGGTCAACTCCAACCCTGAAACGGTTTCTACGGATTACGACACCAGCGATCGCCTCTACTTTGAACCCCTGACGAAGGAAGATGTCCTCAACATTATTGAGGTGGAGCGCCCCATCGGCATTATTATTCAGTTTGGCGGTCAAACCCCCCTGAAACTCGCCTTACCCCTCCAGCAGTACCTCGAAACCCATGGCGATCGCCTCGGAACGCAAATCTGGGGTACCTCGCCCGACTCCATTGATATTGCCGAAGACCGCGAACGCTTCGAGAAAATCTTGCGGGAGCTGAATATCCCCCAACCCCCCAATGGCACCGCTCGCAGTTATGCCGAAGCCCTGAGTATTGCCCAGTGCATTAGCTACCCCGTAGTGGTGCGCCCCAGTTATGTGCTCGGCGGTCGCGCCATGGAAATTATCTATTCTGATGCCGAATTGGAGCGCTATATGAACGAAGCCGTTCAGGTGGAGCCAGAGCGACCGATTCTCATTGATAAGTATCTGGAAAACGCCATTGAAGTGGATGTGGATGCCATTGCTGATGCCAGCGGTACCGTGGTGATTGGCGGGATTATGGAACACATCGAACAAGCCGGGATTCACTCTGGGGATTCTGCCTGTAGCTTGCCCACCCAATCCCTTTCTCCTACCGTGTTGGAGACCATTCGCAGGTGGAGTATTGCCCTCGCCAAGGCCCTCAAAGTGGTGGGGCTGATGAACCTACAACTGGCAGTACAAGGGGAGCAGGTCTATATTTTGGAGGCCAACCCGCGGGCATCCCGTACGGTGCCCTTTGTCTCCAAGGCGATTGGCATTCCCCTTGCTAAAATGGCTGCCCGCCTGATGTCAGGCAAAACGCTTGCAGAACTCAATTTCCTCGATGAGAAGATTCCCAACCATGTCGCTGTTAAGGAAGCGGTTCTGCCCTTTGAAAAATTTGCCGGTACCGATACGGTGCTAGGACCTGAGATGCGCTCCACCGGTGAGGCGATGGGGATTGACATGACCTTTGGTGCTGCCTATGCCAAGTCTCAACTGGCGGCCAATCAAAGGTTACCTTTGAAAGGAACCGTTTTTGTATCGATGAGCGATCGCGACAAGGCAGCGATTGTGCCCGTGGTGCAGGAGTTGCAGTCCCTCGGCTTTCGGATTATTGCCACCGAAGGAACCCGCAATGCTCTGCTTGAGGCGGGTCTGAGTAATATTGAACTCATCCTCAAGCTTCATGAAGGGCGTCCCCATGTCCTCGATGCGATTAAAAATGAGCAGATTCACCTGATTCTGAATACGCCTTCGGGTCAGGAAGCCCGTACCGATGCCCAATTGATTCGTCGCACCGCCCTTGCCTACAAGATTCCGATTGTGACGACAATCGCCGGTGCCAAGGCGACGGCTGCCGCCATTAAAACCCTGCAAACCTCAACCCTCGGGGTACGGGCACTTCAGGACTACCATCGGGCGGAATGCTAA
- a CDS encoding DUF370 domain-containing protein has protein sequence MLNIGFGNYVSPQRLLAIVSPDSAPIKRLILEARQHHHLIDATHGRRTRAVLVLDGEIVVLSALHPETLVARLNPPP, from the coding sequence ATGCTAAACATTGGTTTTGGCAACTATGTCTCGCCGCAGCGACTGCTGGCGATCGTCAGCCCCGACTCTGCCCCGATTAAACGCCTGATTCTCGAAGCACGGCAGCATCATCACCTCATTGATGCCACCCACGGCCGGCGGACTCGTGCCGTACTGGTCTTGGATGGGGAGATTGTCGTTCTCTCGGCGCTGCATCCTGAAACGTTGGTGGCGCGACTCAACCCACCCCCCTAG
- a CDS encoding spore coat U domain-containing protein — translation MFVARLATIGCITGLSCLGYWAAAQAQGTGCQFQSVTGLNFGSYDPFSPIPLDTTGQVQFVCVGGGAGRFNNRPVTVQLSQGGSNSFTPRQMSSGSDRLNYNLYLDANRSIIWGDGTGGTQQRGPFIPGNNVLNTLTIYGRIPAQQWVAPGLYTDSLRVTIIF, via the coding sequence ATGTTCGTTGCCCGACTCGCCACGATAGGATGCATCACTGGCCTCAGTTGCCTTGGGTATTGGGCAGCCGCCCAGGCGCAGGGGACGGGTTGTCAGTTTCAAAGTGTGACCGGTTTGAACTTTGGGAGCTATGATCCTTTTTCGCCCATTCCTCTGGATACCACTGGTCAAGTCCAATTTGTCTGTGTGGGGGGTGGGGCTGGTCGCTTTAACAACCGCCCCGTAACGGTTCAACTAAGCCAAGGGGGCAGCAATAGTTTTACGCCGCGACAAATGAGCAGTGGGAGCGATCGCCTGAACTATAACCTCTACCTCGATGCTAATCGCAGTATCATTTGGGGCGATGGCACTGGGGGCACACAGCAACGGGGACCGTTTATTCCCGGCAACAATGTCCTCAATACACTGACGATCTACGGTCGCATTCCTGCCCAGCAGTGGGTTGCCCCCGGCCTCTACACCGACTCACTGCGGGTGACGATTATTTTTTGA
- a CDS encoding fimbria/pilus outer membrane usher protein — MAAPVSAQAEVSAIYTLEVNRVTKGDVIVLVRGDDVLIPLQDLVNAGLREIGGRREIIQGIEHVSLQSLAPQMTFQRDDANLVLRLQVGAAQLPQTVIDFNPSNEPPGIRYSQPLSAYLNYGVFWNNFEQLTAASEVAISFGGNALTSTLGLTADGNLQRGLTAFRLDHRRHLTTLTLGDAFISSDLLGGGGLWGGIVWERNFGLSPYLIRQPAFDFRGEVTTPSSAEIYLNNLLIRQVTLPPGPFILKNLPAFGGFNRLRIVIKDAEGNQQVFSRNFVQSFTLLRPGLSEFIVAAGAERENFGTENFSYGDQGQFLAAYRQGILNNLTLGARLEGNGDLLNAGLNLSTAIPIGTLDVAAAVSTTEGKLGSGVAVGYNYPGRRLAFGGGVRLLSGNYVNTGLGLGDDRPQLEGFANATLSLGSRLTISGQYFFTNPRDQGVRQQATILAQVQLRRNLSLYLQGSRFLSGSDQPVNQISVTFNYFLNNAVTLNTGWLQQGNQGVPFLNVSRSLPAGVGYGYQGQVLQANEQAFVSGTFSYNAPWSRYQIGYAQAGDTGQAQVVVEGGFVTIGGEVFATRPVQGSFVLVDVPNVGGVRTYLSNQEIGRTNRRGKILIPDLLPYYGNALRIEDQDIPIDFAIGRTELLIAPPFRGGAIARFDVRPSRNYVGRVVILRGSERIIPNLGQLTLERNKEKILSPLSPRGEFYFDTLEAGTYTAEVTYEQLRCTFQLTLPPSDDLFTDVGEVSCSLPDSPR; from the coding sequence ATGGCTGCTCCAGTCTCTGCCCAAGCAGAAGTCTCTGCCATTTATACCCTTGAGGTGAATCGCGTTACCAAGGGGGATGTGATTGTTTTGGTGCGTGGCGACGATGTGCTCATCCCTTTGCAGGATCTAGTGAATGCCGGTCTGAGGGAGATTGGCGGTCGCCGCGAAATCATCCAAGGCATTGAGCACGTCTCCTTGCAGTCGTTGGCACCGCAGATGACATTCCAGCGGGATGATGCCAACTTAGTGCTACGGTTACAGGTGGGAGCAGCCCAACTGCCACAAACGGTCATTGACTTTAACCCGAGTAATGAACCGCCGGGGATTCGCTATAGCCAACCCTTAAGTGCCTACCTGAACTATGGCGTTTTTTGGAATAACTTTGAACAACTGACGGCTGCCAGTGAAGTGGCGATTAGCTTTGGTGGCAATGCCCTTACCTCAACGCTGGGGTTGACTGCCGATGGCAACCTGCAACGGGGACTCACCGCTTTTAGATTGGATCATCGGCGCCATCTCACGACTTTGACCCTAGGGGATGCGTTTATCAGCAGTGACCTGTTGGGCGGGGGTGGCCTTTGGGGGGGCATTGTTTGGGAACGCAACTTTGGCCTTAGCCCTTACCTGATTCGCCAACCCGCCTTTGACTTTCGGGGTGAGGTAACCACCCCCAGCAGCGCAGAAATTTACCTGAATAACTTGCTGATTCGGCAGGTGACGTTACCGCCGGGGCCGTTTATTCTCAAAAATTTGCCCGCCTTTGGGGGCTTTAATCGCTTGCGAATTGTGATAAAGGATGCTGAGGGCAATCAACAGGTCTTTAGCCGTAATTTTGTCCAGTCGTTTACGTTATTGCGCCCCGGACTATCGGAGTTTATTGTGGCTGCCGGTGCCGAGCGGGAAAATTTTGGCACGGAGAATTTCAGCTACGGAGATCAGGGGCAATTTTTGGCGGCCTATCGGCAGGGCATTTTGAATAACTTGACCCTGGGGGCACGTCTGGAAGGCAATGGCGATCTTTTGAATGCGGGCTTGAACCTGAGTACGGCGATTCCCATTGGCACGCTGGATGTGGCGGCGGCGGTGAGTACCACTGAGGGAAAATTGGGGAGTGGGGTTGCTGTTGGCTACAACTATCCGGGGCGGCGGCTGGCCTTTGGTGGTGGGGTGCGCCTGCTCAGTGGCAACTATGTCAATACTGGCTTGGGTTTGGGGGACGATCGCCCGCAGTTAGAGGGCTTTGCCAATGCTACCCTCAGTCTGGGGTCGCGGCTAACAATCAGTGGTCAGTACTTTTTTACCAATCCCCGCGATCAAGGGGTGCGGCAACAGGCAACGATTCTCGCTCAAGTGCAACTCCGCCGCAATCTCAGTCTATACCTGCAAGGTTCGCGCTTCCTCTCTGGCAGTGATCAGCCAGTGAACCAAATCAGTGTTACGTTTAACTACTTTCTGAACAATGCGGTGACACTTAACACCGGCTGGCTGCAACAGGGAAATCAGGGGGTTCCTTTCCTCAACGTCTCGCGATCGCTCCCAGCGGGCGTCGGCTATGGCTATCAGGGACAGGTGCTTCAGGCCAATGAGCAGGCCTTTGTCAGTGGCACATTTTCTTACAATGCCCCTTGGAGCCGCTACCAAATTGGCTACGCGCAGGCAGGGGATACAGGACAGGCGCAAGTGGTGGTGGAAGGGGGATTCGTCACAATTGGCGGTGAAGTTTTTGCCACGCGACCGGTGCAGGGGAGTTTTGTCTTGGTGGATGTGCCCAATGTGGGGGGTGTGCGCACCTACTTAAGTAATCAAGAAATTGGTCGCACGAATCGTCGCGGTAAAATTTTGATTCCAGACTTGCTGCCCTACTACGGCAATGCCTTGCGGATTGAGGATCAGGATATTCCCATTGATTTTGCCATTGGCCGCACCGAGCTACTGATTGCACCGCCTTTTCGTGGGGGAGCGATCGCCCGCTTTGATGTCCGCCCCAGTCGCAACTATGTCGGACGAGTGGTGATTTTGCGGGGCAGTGAGCGGATCATTCCCAATTTGGGACAACTCACCCTAGAACGCAACAAGGAAAAAATCCTATCGCCCCTCTCGCCAAGGGGAGAATTTTACTTTGATACCCTAGAAGCAGGAACCTACACTGCTGAAGTGACCTACGAGCAACTGCGCTGTACGTTCCAACTGACACTGCCACCCAGTGACGATCTCTTTACTGACGTAGGGGAAGTTTCATGTTCGTTGCCCGACTCGCCACGATAG